From one Bacteroides eggerthii genomic stretch:
- a CDS encoding DUF3826 domain-containing protein — translation MNRIFCTFVLFFALSVTVYATDATLNTRNLRVADIAKAEAKAKAIVAGLGQLCDSTRENVHIVIANRYLELCAIHNRYDNRNDSIRALKLPKQKEANAFERSYYNYNNDLYRTRFDFIAWLNFYLTDAQVETVKNLMTNNYLFVRYNDFIDLLPSLTEAERERVYHWLVEAREFSMDFLDDRKMRQMFTKYRGRINNYLAKRGYDLRKATEEQEARKCILK, via the coding sequence ATGAACCGTATTTTTTGTACTTTTGTCCTCTTTTTTGCACTTTCTGTGACGGTCTATGCTACAGATGCAACGCTTAATACCCGTAATTTACGTGTAGCAGACATCGCTAAAGCTGAAGCAAAGGCGAAAGCAATAGTGGCAGGTTTGGGACAACTTTGTGACTCTACGCGTGAGAACGTACATATTGTTATTGCGAATCGCTATCTTGAACTGTGTGCCATTCATAATCGCTATGATAACCGTAATGACTCTATCCGGGCTCTCAAATTGCCAAAGCAAAAAGAAGCCAATGCTTTTGAGCGGTCTTACTATAACTATAATAATGATCTTTATCGCACCCGGTTCGATTTTATCGCTTGGCTTAATTTTTACCTTACGGATGCTCAGGTAGAGACTGTGAAGAATTTGATGACGAATAATTATCTTTTCGTGCGCTATAATGACTTTATAGATCTCCTGCCTTCACTTACTGAAGCAGAGCGTGAGCGGGTTTATCATTGGTTGGTTGAGGCTCGTGAGTTTAGTATGGATTTTTTGGATGACAGGAAGATGCGCCAGATGTTTACTAAGTATCGGGGACGTATCAATAATTATCTTGCCAAACGTGGATATGACTTGCGTAAGGCGACCGAAGAACAGGAAGCGCGTAAATGTATCCTGAAATAA
- a CDS encoding thrombospondin type 3 repeat-containing protein has product MAAAFVSFFVSERAWAQYPQLTSEAGQAYQKMRKELYAHSDSAWAVAYPIVMKEAQNGRPYVPWASRPYDLPQAKIPAFPGAEGGGMYSFGGRGGKVITVTNLNDAGPGSFREACETGGARIIVFNVAGIIKLKTPIIVRAPYVTIAGQTAPGDGVCIAGESFWVETHDVVVRHMRFRRGETNVYHRDDSFGGNPVGNIMIDHCSCTWGLDENISFYRHMFDESEGQYEVKAKKLPTVNVTIQNTISAKALDTYNHAFGSTLGGENCAFARNLWASNSGRNPSIGWNGIFNFVNNVVFNWVHRSSDGGDYTAMFNMINNYYKPGPATPKDTSVGHRILKPEAGRSKLDHKVYGRIYAAGNIMEGYPEITEDNWKGGIQIEETNGVEGHEGYVRQYEPFVMPYVNILSAKSAYDFVLKNVGATLPCRDIVDQRIVEEVTTGVPYVDPSYTDKKKMKKLPEDAFGCKWGLSPKSQNEDGLFKYRRLPKDSYKIGIITHPNQMGGYPEYKGTPYVDTDKDGMPDEWEKANGLNPNDASDANEDCTGDGYTNIEKYINGISTVNRTDWTNLNNNYDTLAEKGRLM; this is encoded by the coding sequence ATGGCTGCTGCCTTTGTTTCGTTTTTCGTTTCTGAAAGAGCATGGGCGCAATATCCTCAGCTGACTTCTGAGGCAGGCCAAGCTTATCAGAAAATGCGTAAAGAGCTATATGCACACTCGGACTCGGCATGGGCTGTGGCTTATCCCATTGTGATGAAAGAAGCTCAAAACGGTCGTCCTTACGTGCCTTGGGCAAGCCGTCCTTACGATTTGCCTCAGGCAAAAATTCCCGCTTTTCCAGGTGCTGAAGGAGGAGGTATGTATTCGTTTGGAGGACGTGGTGGTAAGGTTATCACTGTAACCAATTTGAATGATGCAGGTCCCGGATCGTTTCGTGAGGCTTGCGAAACAGGTGGTGCCCGTATCATTGTATTCAATGTGGCAGGTATTATTAAACTGAAAACTCCTATCATTGTTCGCGCTCCTTATGTTACTATTGCCGGACAGACAGCACCCGGTGATGGCGTTTGTATAGCCGGTGAATCTTTTTGGGTGGAGACTCATGATGTTGTAGTGCGTCATATGCGTTTCCGTCGTGGAGAGACCAATGTATATCATCGTGATGACTCTTTCGGGGGTAATCCTGTGGGGAACATTATGATTGACCACTGTTCCTGTACATGGGGATTGGATGAAAATATCTCGTTCTACCGTCACATGTTCGATGAAAGTGAAGGACAATATGAGGTGAAAGCTAAGAAACTGCCTACTGTGAATGTCACTATCCAAAATACAATTTCGGCAAAAGCGCTGGATACTTACAATCATGCATTTGGCAGCACCTTGGGTGGAGAGAATTGCGCTTTTGCACGTAACCTTTGGGCGAGTAACTCGGGCCGCAACCCTTCTATTGGTTGGAATGGTATCTTTAATTTTGTAAACAATGTAGTATTCAACTGGGTGCATCGTTCATCGGATGGCGGTGACTATACGGCTATGTTCAATATGATAAACAATTATTATAAACCGGGCCCTGCTACTCCTAAGGATACTTCTGTAGGCCATCGTATTCTGAAACCGGAAGCCGGTCGTAGCAAACTCGATCATAAGGTTTATGGCCGTATCTATGCTGCAGGAAATATTATGGAAGGTTATCCTGAAATCACTGAGGACAACTGGAAAGGCGGTATTCAGATTGAAGAAACTAATGGCGTAGAAGGTCATGAAGGATATGTTCGTCAGTATGAACCGTTTGTGATGCCTTATGTCAATATCCTTTCTGCAAAGAGTGCCTATGACTTTGTGTTGAAGAATGTGGGAGCTACATTGCCTTGCCGCGATATTGTAGACCAACGCATTGTAGAGGAAGTAACAACAGGCGTACCTTATGTTGATCCTAGTTATACCGATAAGAAGAAAATGAAGAAGCTTCCTGAGGATGCATTCGGTTGCAAGTGGGGACTTTCTCCTAAGTCACAGAATGAGGACGGTTTGTTCAAATACCGTCGTTTGCCTAAAGACTCTTATAAAATAGGTATTATTACACATCCTAACCAAATGGGGGGATATCCGGAATATAAGGGAACTCCTTATGTGGATACTGATAAAGACGGTATGCCGGATGAATGGGAAAAGGCCAATGGTTTGAATCCTAACGATGCTTCGGATGCAAATGAGGATTGCACAGGAGACGGATATACTAATATTGAAAAATATATTAATGGTATCAGTACTGTTAATCGTACCGATTGGACGAATTTGAATAACAACTACGATACACTTGCAGAAAAAGGACGTTTGATGTAA
- a CDS encoding DUF3826 domain-containing protein, with translation MLKKIFLSIMFCCVALSASAVELDSLGRDPNYVKSILKRSEKIVDNLGITDPAVKQNVLYILANRYFKLNDIYEVRDQKVKYAKAVLTGASKQAAIEAAELEKDATLYRCHFEFPASLSLYINDKQIDAIKDGMTYNSLQVQYESLVDMVPSLTEEEKKQIYAWYKEAREFSMDAENSDKKHAAFNKYKGRINNYLTKRGYDLVKERNEWYKRLKAAGKKI, from the coding sequence ATGTTAAAAAAAATATTTCTTAGCATCATGTTCTGTTGCGTAGCCCTTTCGGCTTCAGCTGTTGAGCTTGATAGCTTGGGGCGCGACCCGAACTATGTAAAGTCTATCTTGAAACGCTCGGAAAAGATAGTTGATAATCTTGGTATTACTGATCCTGCGGTTAAGCAGAATGTGCTGTATATTTTGGCCAATCGCTATTTTAAACTGAATGATATTTATGAGGTACGTGACCAGAAAGTGAAGTATGCCAAGGCCGTTCTTACGGGCGCGTCCAAGCAAGCAGCCATTGAAGCAGCGGAACTTGAGAAAGATGCGACTTTGTATCGTTGCCATTTCGAATTTCCTGCTTCCCTTTCGCTCTATATCAACGACAAGCAGATTGATGCGATAAAAGATGGGATGACATATAATTCATTGCAGGTGCAATATGAGTCATTGGTAGACATGGTACCTTCGCTGACCGAGGAAGAAAAAAAGCAGATTTATGCCTGGTATAAAGAGGCTCGGGAATTTTCGATGGATGCCGAGAACTCTGATAAGAAACATGCTGCATTCAATAAATATAAAGGCCGCATCAATAATTATCTGACTAAGCGTGGTTATGATTTGGTTAAAGAACGCAATGAATGGTATAAGCGTTTAAAAGCAGCCGGTAAGAAAATCTGA